From the Drosophila simulans strain w501 chromosome 2L, Prin_Dsim_3.1, whole genome shotgun sequence genome, the window AACTGATTAATAAGGAAGTTGAGCCTGCGACCCACCTGCAAGTTTATGCAGATTTTCATTCGCGAAAGCCAGAAAAACCAGTCAaagaaaaactatttattaGCATAATAATTCCGCCTTTGGCCCAACTTCGAGTTGGCCAGCTGTGATGGGGTGTAATAGTTGACCCATTGACTTAGTCAACAAATTTTGTGTTTCCAGCGAAAAGCTGGCGAAATATTATGAGGAAAATCAGCTGGCTGTCGTCACTTCTTCaacagaaattattttaaataaaggctttaatttcgatttcagtttTGGCCACAATTCCCCCGATTTGTTTCTCGTGGCCATAATTACAACAACACCCCAAGTTGGCAATCAAATGTACAGCTCGTGTTGTTGCCACAAATTGCGTAAATTGAATAAACATTATGCTGAAGTGTAGCCCAGGGTAGCAAACGTATACATCGGACGGGCTGGTCCGTTTCTTGTCTGCATTTTCGTTTTACATTTGGTAAATCTGTTTTTGCAGCTCTGGGGTTTCTTGCCTTCTGAGCCACACGCCGCACTGAGGCGAAGCCGAAGTTGTTGTTTAGTGTGAATGTGGATGGGCAAGCGAGGGGTACTAGAGTAGTTCTCGGATAAGAGTATCAATAATTgcgcattttttataatatatattcgaaAATACCCAATAATAAATTGGGGGAATTGtgtgaatgaaatgaaatccgCTCGCACATtattatacaataaatgtaattaaacacaatttaagatgacatttgcatatatatttaaaaaatttgataaGTCCATAACCATAGTTTTGTATGAATATATGATAAAACGgcacattcattcatttattatcAAACATAAAACCTTTACAACTTTTCCCACCAACCTCGGCtggtttaaaaatatagaGCGGAGCGTAATTAGGCAGCACTTAAATGACTGTAATTAACAAAACAACggcaataaaagaaaaatacttTTGTTAAGAAATAATCTCAGAAAAAACGGGGACGTAGTTTAAATATCCTTGCAAGTTTTACAAATCAAAATGACAAAAGGAAagctatataaatatatacatatatatttaagttgGTATATCGATGAAatcatattaataatattcctaaattgattaaaagcaTGTAAACACGCAATAAGAAACTTGATTGCGCGAATCGACTTCCGAATATGAAAAGAAGTAAACAGGGAAAGTAAATAATGTACGCATTATTAACACATTCATTGTTTTGGCtgggcatttaaaatatttaaatttatttaaggaATTAGAAAGGTCTATACGTtgcaaccaaccaaccattTTGAGATGGACaatcttaaattatttattgcagaatttatgtgcattttttttgaATCTGCATTGTGAAAATTTGGCtactttttggccattaaCGATCTGCTTTGTGAttaatgccaaaaattaatcataCTCAGATTTGGTCGCCGCGTTCGTTCATTTGCCTCTGTGGGATTGTTGAAATGTGGCAACACATTTGGGTTTGGAAAATTTCTTTGCAACCGAAAAGTTGCGGGCAAAAGAAATTGCAAGTCAATTACCGCTAGACGGTTTGCATGGCGCCATGACGCAATCGCCACATGTGGCAGCCACACAAGAAACCACAAAGAAACCAGCCGTTAGCAGCCACAATAATATCAGGCAAGCCGACGTCATCAGCATATCGCTAATTGATTGCGTCTGcattggttgttgctgttgttattgttgcattcactttgcttttggctttttagGTCGAGCCATTCTCcattggcacacacacattcgcaatTGAAGCGGCACGAACAAGCAGCTCCGTTTCTCGGGTTAGGACAAGATCAATGTTGTTGGCGTTGGTCAATCCAGGCAACAGGTTCTCCCAAAACGAAAGACTCAGGCAGCGAACTTGAAACGCGCATTGGCTCTTTCTGGACTGCCTGTCATTGCAGTTGATTGCGCCGATAAATGTTAGTGCTCTAACTCATGTGCATTAATTATTGCATCACTTTTACCCGCCttgcttttcatttcgtttttggcaaattattCACAATATTTTTCGCTTAAGTGCCTTATAGATTTATATGAGATGTTGTTGAGTAAAAGGGAAGTAATTCGTTTGAAACCGAATGCAAATATAGTCGATAGGCATTTCTATGCggagtttattaattaattgttaatgTAATTAAGGCTTAAAAAGCATATTAAATAAGACATATTAAActgcaaaatgaatttatcTATATTGCTTAGATGCTAGTTGCACATTTAAATAGTTATAGTGGTTATccaacaatattttttaacgTTTGTCttgcttttaaaataaattagaaaaagaaaaaaataaataaaacaataggACATTTTAATAAGTAATACTATTTTATGTCTTTGGTGGACTTACAAAACTATTCCGGTCacaaaatttacatatatgcaaacaAAGGCTTCGCTTTTTATCAATCCGCAAGTACACATTATAATACGACTGAACTTACGTTTCATTATTGTACTTGTGGTCCTATCATCGTGCAATTCACTTATATTGCTTCCCCACTTTAATGAAACTGATAAGAACGGTGCTTTACATGAAATTGATAAATCATTTTTCGTTCATAACATATAAATTCTCTATTCGTGAACATTTAACTTTTACAATAGAGCTGTTTGCATTTCTGCATTAAATTTTACTTGGCGGCAGTTATTACCCAATGCAAGTCGTCGTTTTTGGCGAATACGTAGAACAATCACACAGGCTAAAACAATTATTAGAGCAACACTTCCAATAACAACCGACAATATGAGAGTTTTGTGGTTATTTTTCAATTCCGTCAATGAGCTGGGCGCATTTCCTTGGCCAGATGAATCCGATTTcggagatgatgatgatgattcagTAGATTCGGTTAAATCTATAGTTTCTGTAGTCGATGTTGTTGTGGGTTGGATGGGCACACATTTTTCGTCGGTGGATTTTTCGAAGCCAGCACAACacacttctttttcttctaATTTGGTTAGGGTCTGAAGATTTTGGTCATCTTAAATACAACTTGGTCATTGCTCATTATATGCAGCTTACCACCAGCTTTTTTCCTGTAGGTATACCCAATTGCTGGAAATATTTGGCAAAATTTCCAAAGTCCTCCAAGGGCCTATCAACCTTTTCGGTATAATTAACAGTAACAACCTGACGACATAAGTGAGGATTTTCATCGCAACTAGAGATTTTATATGTCAACATGCTGAGTGCCGCAAGCAATAAtatcttaaacatttttatatattcaatCCGGTCTGtgaaacacacaaaaaggAACTGATTTACAAAATGAGAATTAAGATA encodes:
- the LOC27209068 gene encoding uncharacterized protein LOC27209068; this encodes MFKILLLAALSMLTYKISSCDENPHLCRQVVTVNYTEKVDRPLEDFGNFAKYFQQLGIPTGKKLVTLTKLEEKEVCCAGFEKSTDEKCVPIQPTTTSTTETIDLTESTESSSSSPKSDSSGQGNAPSSLTELKNNHKTLILSVVIGSVALIIVLACVIVLRIRQKRRLALGNNCRQVKFNAEMQTALL